In Polyangium spumosum, the DNA window GGCCGAGGTAGGGGCTCGGCTTGCCGAGCAGCGTGCGCGTCCCGGAGCCGATCTCGCGCTCGCCGCGCAGGAAGATCCCGTCCGCGCCCGCGCTCACGTCGAAGCGCACGTCGAGCAGCGCCTGCGTCGAGGCGTCGATCCGCACGGCGCCTGCCTCCTCGCCGAGGTCGAGCAGGGCGGCGGCGCGTTTCGAGATCGAGCCGAGCGCGAAGCCTTGGGACGTCTCCTCGCGCCCCGTGACGAGCACGATACGCGCCTCGGGGGCGAGGGCGCGTAGCCGGAGCGCAGCGCGCGCCGCGCGTGCAGCCTGATCGGTCGGGTTGCCGCGGCCGACGAGGCCGATGAGCAACGCGCCGCCCTCGATCTCCTCGACGCGCGCGCCGAGCGGCGCGATCTCCTGCTCGATCGCGGCGATACGCTCGCGCGAGAGGAACCTCGTGGGCAACTCTTCGCCGTCGGGCCGCGAGGGCGGGAGCGCGGCGACGATCGAGAGGAGCTGCCGTTCGCTGTCGGTGATGACCTCCGCGGACGTCGGTTGTGCTTCCGTCGCGTTGCCCTCGACGGGGCCGAGCGCGGCGAGAGCGCGCGCCACGGCGCCTGCGTCGGCGGGCCGGCCGCCGACGTCCTTCGAGAGCATACGCGCCACGAGATCGTCGAGGGCCTCGGGCACGTCGGGGCGCAGATCACGCACGCGCGGGGCCTCGGCGAGCAGGAGGCTCGCGAGGATCGCGAACGTGTGTTCACCCTCGAAGGCGGGCTGCCCGGTGAGGCACTCGAAGAGCACGGCGCCGAGCGAGAACACGTCCGCGCGCGCGTCGACGCCGGCCTTGTCGGCGCGCGCCTGCTCGGGCGCCATGTACCCCGGCGTGCCCACGATGGTGCCCGTCAGCGTCATGCGTCCGCGTCGGCGGTCCCGCGCGACGCCGAAATCGAGCACTTTTACGCGCTCGATCTCACCGCGCTCGAGGAAGAGGTTGCTCGGCTTGATGTCGCGGTGGACGACGCCGCGCGCGTGGGCGGTGGCGAGGGCGTCGGCGACACGCGCGGCGAGGTGGATGCACTCCTCGAGGCGCAGGCCTTTGCGGCCGAGGCGCGCGGCGAGGCTCTCGCCTTCGAGCCACTCCATGGCGAGCCAGGGCGCGCCGGAGGGGGCGGTGCCGTGGCCTTCGTACCGCACGATGTGCGGGTGCGTGAGGGTCTCGAGGACGCGGGCCTCCTGCGCGAGGCGCTCTTCGCTGGCGCGCTCGGACTCCCGGAGGAGCTTGACCGCCACGGGGTCACCGGTCTTCAGATCGGCGGCGCGGTACACCTCGCCCATGCCGCCCACGCCGGCCAGGCGCTCGAGACGGAAGCGCTCACCGATGATGTCTCCAGGGCGCATGCGCGAAGCCGGATTCTGACCCGGGAGGCACCGGGAGCCAAGCGGCGGCGCGTGACGGGGAGGGGTTCAGGTTGTCGGGGGCTTCCTGCGCGGGCCGATGGCCATGAAGTCCACGACCGACTGGAGCTCGGCGGCGAGGTCGGGCATGCGTTCACCCATGGACGAGAGGACGCCGTAGTACGCGAGGAACGCCTCCCACGCCTCCGAGCCGGCCTGCAGCCCGGTGTCCTCGGCGATCTGCAATGCGACGCGCAGCTCCTCCTCGATGGGCTGGAATTGCTTGGTGAGGGAGAGGTCGTTCTCGAGGCTGGCGAGGGAGATGGTCTTCAGGGAGACGTTGTGCTTCTTCGCCAGGTCGATCACGCGCTGGATGTGTTGCTCCGCGCCCCTGCGCTGCCGGAGAGAGCGCTTGCGCTCCTCGACGGTGAGCGTGATCCCGTGCGCCTGGAGCTTCGCCACGATCTCCTTCACTTGCGAGAGCAAGAGGGCGTGCTCCTCGGGCGTCAGGAGCGTATCGCCGACTTTGTTGTCCATGTTCGAAGGGTCCTCACTTTCAGGGGCAGGTTACCCCTCCTGGATGGGCGTTGCGAGCCTCTTGTACAGGCGATGGTTCGCCGATGATCGGCGGATGATCGGCGAGCGATCGGGGGATGGTTCGCCGATCACCGGGGAAGGATCGGCCATCGAGGGGCGAAGGATCGGTGACCGATCGGCGGATGATTCGCCGCCGATCGGCGGATGATTGGCTGATGATCGGCGGATGCTTGGCTGATGATCGGGGGATGCTTGGCTGATGATCGGGGGATGGTTGTCCGGTGGGGGGTGGAAGCTCGATTGTCGGGTGGCGAAGCTCCGTGGGAGCTTGCGTACGACTCAATCGGGGATCTCGGGCGAGCCGGGCCAGGTGATGCCGACCTTTTGAAGCCTGCGCTGGACGGCGTGCACGCGCTTCGGGTCGGGCGTGGGGTGAAGGAGCGTCTCGAGCTCGGCGGGGGTGAACTCCGTGGGGCCTTTCAGCCTTCGATCGACCACTGCGTCGATGATGGCGTGGGCGGGGGCGTCTTCTTTGCGGTTGTGGTTCGTCACGATCCACCCGGGGCGTGGATTGTACGATTCACACGACAGCGGTAAGAGGCGCCCGTCGTGGAGCAAGCCCCACGCGGCCAGGCGGGCGGCGCCGCAGGGCGACGGATCGTCGAAGAGCGTGCCGCCGACGCGATTGCCGTGAAGCCAGAAGCCCACGCCGGCCAGCTTCTCCCCATACACCACATCATCGTCTCTCGCCTCTCCCCTGGCGAGTTTGCCGACGGCCATCACGAACGCGGGCTCGAGCTCGGCGGGCAGCCCCGGCACGGCCCCGCGCACGTCGTCCGGGCCGCGGGTCACCGCGTCGAGCGAGAGGCCGAGCTGCTCGATCGGACCTTGCCCGGCCTGGTACGCGAGGCCGACGACGCCTGCCTCGTTCCACGCCACGACCTCGTAGTCTCCTTCCAGGTTGACGTTGTAGATGGCGCCTCGTTGGAGGTCGCCCTCCCACATCGCGCCCTCGGAGGCTGGATACCAAAAGCGCGAGATCCCCTCGAGCAGGTACTCCACGTACGCGCGCAGCGCGGCGCGCACGATGGCGTCTCGGTCGAAGACGAGGCGTCCGAAGTCACAGGTGACCCGTTCGATCATCGGTTTCGCCTAGACCTCGTGGGTCGCGGCGTCAACGCGGCTCGCCGCATGCGTCCGCCTACCGCGTCAAGGCGAGTAGGGCGGCACCTTGTTGATCTGATCCACCTCTTTGATCGGCGGGACCTTGTTCGTGAGATGTTGGTTGAGCCTCGTCGAGATGACGGCCGCGTTTTTGTACGCGTTCGTGCCCCACCGGCAACCGCGCGGGTCCTTCCTGGGCACCACGTGGTGCACCTGCGCGCGATCCGGATCATTTTCGGGCGTGTTTTTATCAGCCGGATCCAGGAGGACGAGCTTCTCCGTGCACGTCGTCGGCTTGCAGTTCTCATCGTCGCAAGGCCACGTGAAGCCCGCGAGATCGGAGTGGATCTTGCCGCCGTGCGCCTTGCGGTTGACCTCGAGGATCCACTTCCTCTGGCTCATGGTCTTGCCGTCGGCGCCGACCTGGCCGCTGGTACAGTTGAAGTCTTTCTCCGGCTTGACGGTCGTGACCTCGACCAGGTTCCGATACGGACCGTTCACCTCCGTCGGGACGGTCTTGATCTCGATGAGCGACGTCGCGAGCGGCGCGTCCTCGTAGGTGATCGGAATCTTGATCGCGGGATCCGGACCGACTTGCAGCGTGTAGTCACCGTTGCCGACGGGCTGACACTCGTAGCCTTCGTCGTACTCCGCATTCCCCGACACCTTGCCGATCTTCACGGCATCGGCGCACGCGGACTGCCAGGTCTTGTAGAAGCAGTTGAACGTGGGGATGGGGCCCGCGGACATGTAACAAGCGCTGCCGAACGCGGCGATGTACTCGCCCCGCAGCGCGCCGTTCTCCGTCGGGTTTCCCAGGAGCGGGATGCGGTACAGCATGCACGGCTTCTGCATCGGCTCCGCGCATTCGGTCGGCTCGTCGAGCGGGGCTTCGGGGAGAGCCGCGCACGCATCGAGAGGCCCCGGATCGAGCGGGCCTCCGCACGCTCCCGTCATCCATGCCCCACCAAAGCCCAGCACCAGCACGCCCAGCACGGCCGAGCGGCGTCTCGTCATGGCTTGCATGGAATGCAGAATCGCGAGTTGCTCGGTCGGGCGACAAGGGAAAACGAACCCGGATGGCTCACGATCGTGATACCTTTCCCCGCGCTGCTGCATTCATGGTCTTGCCCGCGCCAAACATCACATAAAGCGCCGGCAAAACCAGCAACGTGAGCAGCGTCGAGGAGAGGACCCCGCCGATGACGACAGTCGCGAGCGGGCGCTGCACCTCCGCGCCCACGCCGGTATTGATGGCCATCGGCAAGAACCCGAGGCTCGCGACGAGGGCCGTCATGAGGACCGGACGGAGCCTGCGCTCCGCGGCCTGCTCGACGGCGTCGCGTACCGGCATCCCGGCGCCGAGGAGCTGCCGCACGGTCGAGACGAGCACCATGTCCGCGAGGACCGAGACGCCCGACAGCGCGACGAAACCCACGCCCGCGGAGATGCTGAACGGCAGCCCGCGTAACCACAAGGCGAGGATCCCGCCGATCGCGGCGAAGGGAACACCCGTGAACACCCGCGCCGCGTCGAGGACGCGCCCGTAGGTGAAATAAAGCAACACGAAGATGAGCACGAGCGCGGCGGGGACGACGATGAGGAGGCGCTGCTCCGCGCGCTCGAGGTGCTCGAACTGGCCGCCATAACGCACGTAATGACCGGACGGCAATACGACCTTCTCGTCGATGCGCCGGCTCACCTCCTCCACGAAGGAGCCGACGTCGCGGCCTCGCACGTTGGCCTGCACCACGATCCGCCGCTTGGCCCACTCGCGGTGGATGGACGAAGGCCCCTCGACGAGGCGCAGGTGCGCCACGCTCGAGAGGGGGATCTGCGTGCCATTGGCAGCCGTGATCAGGATACGCCCGACGGCTTCGGCGTCCGTGCGATATCGATCGTCGAGCCGCAGCGTGATCGGGAAGCGTTTTTCCCCCTCCTGCATCTGGCCGACCTCGCGTGTCCCGAGCGACGCGACGACATCCAGCACCTCGCGCGCCGGGATCCCGTGGCGGGCGATCGCCGCGCGATCGACCTCGACCTGGAGGAGCGGCTGTCCCGTGACCTGCTCCGTCACCACGTCGGCGGCGCCCGGGATCACCTTCAGGACGGCCTCGATCTCGCGCGCCTTCTCCTTCAGGACCTCGAAGTCTTCCCCGAAGAGCTTCACGCCGACGTCCGAGCGGACCCCGGCGATCATCTCGTTCACCCGCATCTCGATGGGCTGCGTGAACACCATCCGCATGCCGGGCAGGTTCTCGAGCTCGCCCTGCATGGCGCGCACGAGCTCGTCCTGCGTCGCGCCGCGTTTCCATCGCTCCCGCGGCGTGAGCGTGACGAACACGTCCGAGAGCTCGATCCCCATCGGATCCGTGGCCAGCTCCGCCGTGCCGGTGCGCGTCCAGATACGCGCGATCTCGTCGGGGAACTTCTCCCGCAGGGTCTTCTCGATCTGGAGGCCATACCGTGTCGACTCGTCCACGGACACGCCCGCGAGGCGGATCGTATTGACCACGATGGCGCCTTCATTGAGCCGCGGGACGAACTCCGCGCCGAGCCGCGTGGAGAGCGCAATGGCCCCGCCGAGCATCACCACGGCCGCGGCCACGACGAGCCGCCTCCGGCGCAGGGCGAGCTGGAGCGCCGGGCGATACACGCGCAAGAGCGCCCGGACCACGATGTTCTCCCGCTCCACGATCCGGCGCGGCAGGAGGAAACTCGCGAGCACCGGCATGAGCGTGAGCGAGAGCAACATCGAGCCCGCGAGCGCGAAGATCACCGTCAGCGCCATCGGCCGGAAGAGCTTCCCCTCGACCCCTTCGAGGAAAAGAATCGGCAGATACACGATCATGATGATGAGCTCGCCGAACATCGTCGGTTTGCGCACCTCGAGCGCCGCGTCACGCACGACCTCGATCGTCGATCGTTCGCCCTCGTCCTCCGCGAGCCGCCGCGTCGCGTTCTCGACCATGATCACGGAGCTGTCGACGACGAGGCCGAAGTCGATCGCGCCGAGGCTCATCAGGCTGCCCGCGATCCCGAAGCGCAACATCAGGTTCGACGCGAAGAGCATCGAGAGCGGGATCGCCAGAGCGACCACGAGCCCCGCGCGCAGGTTGCCGAGGAACACGAAGAGGACCGCGACGACGAGGAGCGCGCCTTCGAGGAGGTTCGTCCGGACCGTCCCGAGCACGTGTTCCACGAGCTCGGTGCGGTCGTAGACCGTCTCGACCTCGATCCCGGGCGGCAGGCTCTTCTTGATCTCGTCGAGCCGCACCTTGAGCCGGGTCGTCACGTCATGGCTGTTCTCGCCCATGAGCATGAAGCCGAGGCCGAGGACGACCTCACCCTTGCCATCCGCGGTCACCGCGCCGCGCCGGATCTCGCGCCCCTCGACGACCTTCGCCACGTCGCGGACCCGGACGGGCACGCCCTCGTGCGCCGTGATGACCATGTCCTCGATGTCGCTCGGGCGCGTGGCAATGGCGATCCCCTGGACGAGCGTGGCCTCGCCGGCTCGATCGAGGCTGCCGCCGCCGACGTTCGTGTTGTTGCGCTCGATGGCCTCGGCGAGATCCGAGAGCGTGAGGCCACGAC includes these proteins:
- a CDS encoding efflux RND transporter permease subunit; the protein is MLSRIITWSLGHRLIVLLATLAVVILGAISFHRLPIDAFPDTTPVQVQINTVAPALSPLEIERQITAPIEQSIAGLPGLDEVRSISRFGLSQVTVVFEDGTDIYLARQVVMERLQSVSLPPQIERPTLGPVATGLGEVFHYIVSGEGKSLSELRTTHDWIVKPQLRSVRGVAEVNAWGGDERQIHVVVDPRDLQRRGLTLSDLAEAIERNNTNVGGGSLDRAGEATLVQGIAIATRPSDIEDMVITAHEGVPVRVRDVAKVVEGREIRRGAVTADGKGEVVLGLGFMLMGENSHDVTTRLKVRLDEIKKSLPPGIEVETVYDRTELVEHVLGTVRTNLLEGALLVVAVLFVFLGNLRAGLVVALAIPLSMLFASNLMLRFGIAGSLMSLGAIDFGLVVDSSVIMVENATRRLAEDEGERSTIEVVRDAALEVRKPTMFGELIIMIVYLPILFLEGVEGKLFRPMALTVIFALAGSMLLSLTLMPVLASFLLPRRIVERENIVVRALLRVYRPALQLALRRRRLVVAAAVVMLGGAIALSTRLGAEFVPRLNEGAIVVNTIRLAGVSVDESTRYGLQIEKTLREKFPDEIARIWTRTGTAELATDPMGIELSDVFVTLTPRERWKRGATQDELVRAMQGELENLPGMRMVFTQPIEMRVNEMIAGVRSDVGVKLFGEDFEVLKEKAREIEAVLKVIPGAADVVTEQVTGQPLLQVEVDRAAIARHGIPAREVLDVVASLGTREVGQMQEGEKRFPITLRLDDRYRTDAEAVGRILITAANGTQIPLSSVAHLRLVEGPSSIHREWAKRRIVVQANVRGRDVGSFVEEVSRRIDEKVVLPSGHYVRYGGQFEHLERAEQRLLIVVPAALVLIFVLLYFTYGRVLDAARVFTGVPFAAIGGILALWLRGLPFSISAGVGFVALSGVSVLADMVLVSTVRQLLGAGMPVRDAVEQAAERRLRPVLMTALVASLGFLPMAINTGVGAEVQRPLATVVIGGVLSSTLLTLLVLPALYVMFGAGKTMNAAARGKVSRS